One window of the Colletotrichum destructivum chromosome 6, complete sequence genome contains the following:
- a CDS encoding Putative RNA polymerase subunit Rpb4/RPC9, HRDC-like superfamily, Rpb4/RPC9 superfamily, whose product MSHHAPTSRPKPPPPGSEEASTILNLGEFQHVDTLTLSEASLVINALVTKRKIDRKNINETEMLTQTLNYLDAFSRFRQKENVEAVERLLSAHKQLAKFERAQIGSLCCETAEEAKTLIPSLQDKISDDDLQILLDEISKLQSR is encoded by the exons atgtcgcaCCACGCTCCCACTTCGCGCCCaaagccccctcccccgggcAGCGAAGAAGCCTCGACCATTCTGAACCTCGGCGAATTCCAGCATGTAGATACTTTAACATTGTCGGAGGCGTCTCTCGTCATCAACGCGCTTGTGACGAAGCGCAAGATTGACCGCAAGAACATCAACGAGACTGA GATGTTGACACAAACCCTCAACTATCTCGACGCCTTCTCTCGATTCCGTCAGAAAGAGAATGTGGAGGCTGTTGAGAGATTGCTCAGTGCACACAAGCAGCTTGCCAAGTTTGAACGTGCACAAATAG GGTCCCTTTGCTGCGAAACCGCCGAGGAAGCAAAGACACTCATTCCTTCCTTACAAGACAAGATTAGCGATGACGATTTGCAAATACTTCTTGATGAGATCAGCAAGCTCCAGAGCCGATGA
- a CDS encoding Putative tetratricopeptide-like helical domain superfamily, translating into MAPTRPNKKAKKRTEKKPINPALLLVEAATKLQEGDLETAVSAAKKALDGTGVGGDYELASVNLLGLITIEMGEVDEARAYFLRAVELDADGALDERIGGGPEKFLWLAQLSEDGGQDSVNWFDKAAQSLRGQIQTLAGLPKRTAELEAQLEERKRKLGGALCAVAEVYMTDLSWEADAEQRCEALITEAGLVAPESAETWQTVANVRISQEKVDEARAALARSLELWVDLPPLDPNVPDFPTRISLVRLLLEVEMEKEAIEVLERLVGDDDQSVEAWYLGGWALFIAGEKVRAKGESQLSEDDEDWKTTWDTSRRWLMRCLKLYQEQGYEDERLGEHAKELFASINKELGEPPAEDDDDGWEDAGSDDDEAMKE; encoded by the coding sequence ATGGCGCCAACTCGCCCCAACAAAAAGGCGAAAAAGAGAacggagaagaagcccatCAACCCGGCCCTGCTCCTGGTCGAAGCCGCTACGAAGTTGCAAGAGGGCGACCTGGAAaccgccgtctcggccgcgaaGAAGGCCCTCGATGGCAcaggcgtgggcggcgactACGAGCTGGCATCGGTGAACCTCCTGGGCCTCATCACAATCGAGATGGGCGAAGTTGACGAGGCGCGGGCCTACTTCCTCCgggccgtcgagctcgacgccgacggcgccctcgatGAGCGCATAGGCGGCGGGCCGGAAAAGTTTCTCTGGCTCGCGCAACTCAGCGAGGATGGTGGGCAGGACAGCGTCAATTGGTTCGACAAGGCCGCGCAGTCGCTCAGGGGTCAGATCCAGACGCTTGCGGGCCTGCCGAAGCGCAccgccgagctggaggcGCAGCTGGAGGAACGGAAGAGgaagctcggcggcgcgctgtGCGCCGTAGCCGAGGTGTACATGACGGACTTGTCTTGGGAAGCGGACGCGGAGCAGAGATGCGAGGCGCTCATCACCGAGGCGGGGTTGGTTGCGCCTGAATCAGCCGAGACGTGGCAGACGGTGGCGAATGTGAGGATATCGCAAGAGAAGGTGGACGAGGCGCGGGCAGCGCTGGCGAGGAGCCTGGAGCTGTGGGTCGACCTGCCACCGCTGGACCCCAACGTGCCGGATTTCCCGACAAGAATCAGTCTGGTGCGGTTGCTGCTCGAggtggagatggagaaggaggcgatcgaggttctcgagagacttgtcggcgacgatgatcAAAGCGTTGAGGCATGGTACCTTGGCGGCTGGGCCTTGTTCATCGCTGGCGAGAAGGTGAGGGCCAAGGGCGAGAGCCAGCtgagcgaggacgacgaggactggAAGACCACGTGGGACACGTCGAGGCGGTGGTTGATGCGATGCCTGAAGCTTTATCAGGAACAGGGCTACGAGGATGAGCGGTTGGGCGAGCATGCTAAGGAGCTGTTTGCTTCCATCAacaaggagctcggcgagccgccggcggaagatgacgatgatggatgggagGATGCCGGaagcgacgatgacgaagcGATGAAGGAGTGA
- a CDS encoding Putative armadillo-like helical, CPL domain, pumilio domain-containing protein: MASSNGVKRKSAPAGKSATDGKFSKKAKIDSTKKAEPVETLESENEDDFDNESLDSDDGGVQLNPRDRAQQAQAKGKKEGANGADKNKAFERGQNSRESHAIQKKLALERKAAKPLADELARTKKIWERLRRKSHVPSEERKQLVDELFTIITGRIKDFVMKHDATRAVQTALKYATAAQRKQITRELQGTYTQLAESRYAKFLIAKMVVQADGEIKDLIIPEFYGKVRKLINHPEASWILDDIYRQIATKEQKAILLREWYGPEFALLERSKDEKPTSDLAEILEKNPSKKQPILKSLHDMINSLVQKKMTGFTMLHDAMLQYFLNIKPGTEDFNLFVEMIKDDEEGDLLKNMAFTRSGSRLVALLLANGTSKDRRNLLKAYKDNFVLMSGDAFAHIVILTAFDVIDDTKMTSKAIFPELIGDGKETATDNIVVSTTNPYARATLLYLLEGQSRALFPANMSENLAILKEVHEIRQATSKKDAEVRRKELVAAISPALIEAVVSAAPALVADPFGCQLVADVLLSAEGDKTAALEAVAAVAEGDPSAEPMEVEGITTPVHVSRTPYGGRLIKTLIAGGKFNKETGKVEPVEPPLKFADILYPVIKDYILDWATGPSSFVVLNMMEAEDFSHASALKKTLKKHKKALEKAATEETAEQKESKEAMAQKEREKSDKGAKKGKKGGAKSDKPVGNLGSKLLLEKL; this comes from the exons atggcctcctcgaacgGCGTTAAGAGAAAGAGCGCCCCCGCCGGCAAGAGTGCCACCGACGGGAAGTTCTCaaagaaggccaagatcgactcgacgaagaaggcggagCCGGTCGAGACCCTCGAGAGCGAAAATGAGGACGATTTCGACAACGAATCTCTGGACTCGGATGATGGAGGCGTTCAATTGAATCCTCGTGACAGGGCGCAGCAGGCTcaggccaagggcaagaaggagggTGCCAACGGTGCCGACAAGAACAAGGCTTTTGAGAGAG GCCAGAACTCGAGAGAGTCCCACGCCatccagaagaagctggcccTCGAGCGCAAGGCCGCGAAGcctctcgccgacgagctggcaCGAACCAAGAAGATCTGGGAGAGGCTGCGGAGGAAGTCCCATGTGCCGTCCGAGGAGCGGAAGCAGCTGGTTGACGAGCtcttcaccatcatcaccggccGGATCAAGGACTTTGTTATGAAGCACGATGCCACGCGCGCCGTTCAGACTGCCCTTAAGTATGCCACTGCCGCACAACGGAAACAAATCACCCGTGAGCTGCAGGGAACCTACACCCAACTGGCGGAGAGCCGTTACGCCAAGTTCCTCATCGCCAAAATGGTCGTGCaagccgacggcgagatcAAAGACCTCATCATCCCCGAGTTCTATGGCAAGGTGCGCAAGTTGATCAACCACCCTGAGGCGTCATGGATTTTGGACGACATCTACCGGCAAATCGCGACGAAGGAGCAAAAGGCCATCCTTTTGAGGGAATGGTACGGGCCCGAGTTCGCTCTCCTGGAGCGTAgcaaggacgagaagccgACCTCGGACCtggccgagatcctcgagaaGAACCCCAGCAAGAAGCAACCCATCCTGAAGAGCCTGCACGACATGATCAACTCGCTGGtccagaagaagatgaccGGTTTCACCATGTTGCATGACGCAATGCTGCAGTACTTCCTAAACATCAAACCAGGCACCGAGGATTTCAACCTGTTTGTTGAGATGatcaaggacgacgaggagggagatCTGCTGAAGAATATGGCCTTCACTCGCTCCGGGTCCCGGTTGGTGGCGTTGCTGCTGGCCAACGGTACCTCCAAGGACCGTAGAAATCTGCTTAAGGCTTACAAGGACAACTTCGTCCTGATGTCGGGCGATGCTTTTGCCCATATCGTCATCCTCACAGCCTTCGACGTGATTGACGACACAAAGATGACATCGAAGGCCATCTTCCCCGAACTTATTGGTGACGGCAAGGAGACAGCAACAGATAATATTGTCGTTTCGACAACAAATCCCTACGCGAGGGCCACCCTTCTGTACCTGTTGGAGGGGCAATCCAGAGCACTCTTTCCCGCGAACATGAGCGAGAACCTGGCCATCCTCAAGGAGGTCCACGAGATCCGCCAGGCAACTAGCAAGAAGGATGCCGAGGTGCGAAGAAAGGAGTTGGTTGCTGCCATTTCACCGGCGCTGATTgaggccgtcgtctcggcggcgccggctttGGTAGCAGACCCTTTCGGCTGCCAGCTGGTTGCGGACGTTCTCCTCtccgccgagggcgacaagACGGCTGCTCTTGAGGCTGTCGCAGCGGTTGCCGAAGGCGACCCGAGCGCGGAGCCCATGGAGGTGGAGGGCATCACTACCCCTGTTCACGTCTCCCGGACACCGTACGGAGGCCGGTTGATCAAGACTCTCATCGCGGGCGGCAAGTTCAACAAGGAGACCGGCAAGGTCGAGCCCGTTGAGCCGCCATTGAAGTTCGCCGACATCCTGTACCCGGTCATCAAGGACTACATCTTGGATTGGGCAACAGGGCCGAGTTCCTTTGTTGTGCTCAACATgatggaggccgaggactTTAGCCATGCGTCCGCGTTAAAGAAGACGCTCAAGAAGCACAAGAAGGCTctcgagaaggcggcgacggaggagacTGCCGAGCAGAAGGAAAGCAAGGAGGCCATGGCCcagaaggagagggaaaagagcgACAAGGGAGCGAAGAAGGGTAAAAAGGGCGGTGCGAAGTCGGACAAGCCAGTGGGCAACCTTGGGAGCAAGCTTCTGTTGGAGAAGTTGTAA
- a CDS encoding Putative trafficking protein particle complex subunit: MVIEKKLVVEQSSAEATMEHQSWVDLTLEAMTVFALIVINKAGGLIYNRTFHEGGLNQLSTNDYLVLAGTFHGVHAITARLNPLMSRQDAAAAATAASVTAAGGIPTRPEPPTGLEVMETENFRLQCFNTMTGTKFLLFTDTTQTNIDVTLRRIYDLYSDYVMKNPFYQLEMPIRCEMFERKLLSYIREINNR, encoded by the exons ATGGTGATTGAGAAGAAGCTGGTCGTGGAGCAATCGTCGGCGGAAGCTACGATGGA GCATCAGTCGTGGGTAGACCTGACTCTTGAAGCCAT GACTGTCTTTGcgctcatcgtcatcaacaaggcTGGAGGCTTAATCTACAACCGCACATTCCACGAGGGTGGCCTCAATCAACTGAGTACAAATGACTATCTCGTGCTAGCAGGAACATTTCACGG CGTTCACGCCATCACCGCTCGTCTCAACCCCCTGATGAGCCGGCAAGacgcagcggcggcagccacGGCAGCTAgcgtgacggcggcgggtggCATCCCGACACGgccggagccgccgacgGGGCTGGAGGtcatggagacggagaaCTTCCGGTTGCAGTGTTTCAACACCATGACCGGCACCAAGTTCCTGCTCTTCACCGACACGACACAGACCAATATCGACGTGACCTTGCGGAGGATATACGACCTCTACAGCGACTACGTCATGAAGAACCCCTTCTACCAATTGGAAATGCCAATTCGATGCGAAATGTTTGAGCGCAAACTGCTGTCGTACATCAGGGAGATCAACAATCGATAG
- a CDS encoding Putative ML-like domain, transient receptor potential channel Flc/Pkd2, whose product MRMPPSAPPRDLFYPESFSRHAATARPEHGKPALSLPFPLMKSSPSLERPTIRSLHQGGSRYTSPRSLIMDCGRTSRIRPLPSCSRVLPSRSFAALLVLLVCLLIRPVSAVLIPFDNCLPDSYRNFNPLPLQWNPVYIDARFDTENPDHSLQIIVWGNVAGSYRDVTLPPPNDPLWVDPNYTDGKILDFTRQGNKVTTLASKVNVLTYEPFSNISSFCDYSLVNGSCPLSPVFNNTTIAIPYGNLPSVNLTANMGSSYAFASLAATLQIIYGDELATHIGCASATVTPDLGGIHDLLRYLPLVVLLFVGFATMFASVFSPWGSTDIFHWTANYGRDADLLRLVTPGFGDCLQYIQFVALTGGLTLNYPGFYQPVVSQVSWSALMFNESFVSKSPGWQSIQDGIYVTNGSYGLHRYAQMVGMADVEDIWAGTMVWVCVIVAALFVLIQIGFFCRWVLRFISDTPEEDLRAKNIPFSVGNIVRVVFNYLLLPIVALSTFQLVVASQSRDFAVALAVITLLILVCFAAWLLYLIFRTRPRAVLFDDLPTVLLYGPLYNTYSDEAAAFALIPVTLTFIRGIAIGAVQPVGIVQIVLLAICEVIHVLTLHAFRPFQSPTSMNAYHTLFSVLRFTTVMLMVAFVPQMGVTEGPKGWIGYTILLIHACVLVLGFFLNALITIIEVTARLLGAGGDDTRGLTRGGLSKIFGMRQLQRRTSRRGHGPSRASQLSTTGMLDADETSKTGYVMRGGRLRSESAGSGFLLRSQQRSSSALDSIDPYTGQARNLDSGSNFTPTTPGEVSTFSFLPSPAAATRPPAAVTVESADPYYRPPRRRGDTLNGSSTSLPHRASVADSRRYSQAGAHLGDAVADLEAQLSRGPTPAPQAINLTPRADYSTREVDFYYGVRGPALNSEGVGRKLRTGPADPTKPMATAAGWFRTMFGGKSKEKGKGFEVVRSSRMPPAMRAAADAEYDAEPPPEGIPVAMGVLRNGPIESDDDEPKNKPARKHPDTEGTTENLLTNDGVSVISSESETEEIGLPKVSDEPPTLPGIASSGSFNLPSRTPSKASRSASQKYRRQSTESEIPEIPRKSSKRDSGMARGHSPAPSFNLIPPTSPIEPSRGEYSGADLAPAQDGPASSPNPGRLPFQRSESHQKRLSSNGSSLEEFNIRRTPSTDRPTSYGVVAQHSISRVDPGSDQQVDLLGTSAELVDERGLPSRASSAGGRAL is encoded by the exons ATGCGAATGCCTCCTTCCGCTCCTCCACGAGACCTGTTCTATCCCGAAAGTTTTTCAAGACATGCAGCTACCGCTCGCCCTGAACATGGGAAACCCGCCCTTTCGCTGCCTTTCCCACTCATGAAGTCTTCACCCTCACTGGAGAGGCCGACCATTCGCTCGCTTCATCAAGGAGGATCTCGATATACTTCCCCACGATCGCTTATCATGGACTGTGGCCGTACCTCTCGAATACGGCCACTGCCTTCTTGCAGCCGTGTACTGCCTTCCCGCTCGTtcgccgcccttctcgtcctcctcgtctgcctGTTGATACGGCCCGTATCCGCCGTACTGATCCCTTTCGACAACTGCCTCCCCGACAGCTACAGAAATTTCAACCCGCTGCCTCTGCAATGGAATCCCGTTTACATCGACGCTCGTTTCGATACCGAAAACCCGGACCACTCTCTTCAGATCATTGTATGGGGCAACGTGGCGGGCTCGTATCGTGACGTGACTTTGCCGCCTCCGAATGATCCGCTCTGGGTCGATCCTAACTATACCGATGGCAAAATCCTTGACTTCACCAGACAAGGCAACAAAGTCACCACTCTCGCGAGCAAGGTCAATGTCTTGACTTACGAACCTTTCAGCAATATATCCAGCTTCTGTGACTACAGCCTTGTCAATGGCTCCTGCCCCCTCAGCCCAGTCTTCAATAACACGACCAT TGCGATTCCGTATGGCAACTTGCCTTCAGTAAACCTGACAGCCAATATGGGCTCGTCCTATGCCTTCGCCTCGCTTGCTGCGACACTTCAGATCATCTATGGAGACGAGTTAGCCACACATATTGGCTGTGCTTCTGCCACCGTAACCCCGGATTTGGGCGGTATCCACGATCTTCTGCGTTACTTGCCACTCGTTGTGCTCCTCTTTGTCGGATTCGCAACCATGTTCGCCTCTGTCTTTAGCCCGTGGGGCTCGACAGACATCTTCCACTGGACGGCCAACTATGGACGTGATGCCGATTTGCTACGCTTGGTGACGCCGGGATTCGGAGACTGTCTCCAATACATACAATTCGTGGCTCTCACCGGCGGGCTGACGCTCAACTACCCAGGGTTCTATCAACCTGTTGTCAGCCAGGTGAGTTGGTCCGCATTGATGTTTAACGAGAGCTTCGTGAGCAAGTCCCCAGGCTGGCAGTCGATTCAAGATGGCATCTACGTCACCAACGGCTCTTATGGACTGCACCGCTACGCACAGATGGTGGGCAtggccgatgtcgaggatATCTGGGCTGGCACCATGGTTTGGGTTTgcgtcatcgtcgctgcCCTATTCGTCCTGATCCAAATCGGTTTCTTCTGCCGCTGGGTCCTCCGGTTCATCAGCGACACCCCTGAAGAAGACCTGCGAGCCAAGAACATTCCCTTCTCCGTGGGTAATATCGTGCGAGTCGTTTTCAACTATTTACTGCTGCCTATCGTGGCGCTGTCGACTTTTCAGCTGGTCGTTGCCAGTCAGTCGCGCGACTTCGCTGTGGCTTTGGCGGTCATCACTCTCCTCATCCTGGTCTGCTTTGCCGCATGGCTCCTGTACTTGATTTTCAGGACCAGACCGAGAGCTGTTCTGTTCGATGACCTGCCGACTGTACTGCTCTACGGGCCACTCTACAACACATactcggacgaggccgcggcctTCGCGCTCATCCCAGTTACCCTCACATTTATTCGCGGCATTGCGATCGGCGCCGTACAGCCCGTTGGGATAGTCCAAATCGTTCTGCTCGCCATCTGTGAGGTCATTCACGTGCTGACCCTCCACGCGTTTCGTCCTTTCCAGTCCCCGACATCCATGAACGCCTATCATACCCTTTTCTCAGTTTTGCGATTCACGACTGTCATGCTCATGGTCGCATTCGTGCCGCAAATGGGTGTTACCGAAGGTCCCAAGGGGTGGATCGGCTACACAATTCTGCTCATTCACGCCTGTGTTTTGGTCCTCGGGTTCTTCCTGAACGCCCTGATAACCATCATCGAAGTGACGGCACGACTCCTTGGCGCCGGGGGCGATGACACGCGCGGTCTCACTCGCGGTGGTTTGTCAAAGATATTTGGCATGCGCCAGTTGCAGCGTCGTACATCTCGCAGAGGTCATGGCCCCTCCCGGGCCAGTCAGCTGTCAACGACGGGCATGCTCGATGCAGACGAAACATCAAAGACTGGGTATGTGATGCGTGGTGGCAGATTAAGGAGCGAGTCCGCAGGTAGTGGGTTTCTCCTCCGAAGCCAACAACGCAGTTCTTCTGCTCTCGACAGCATCGACCCCTATACTGGGCAAGCTCGCAACCTTGACAGCGGTAGTAACTTTACACCAACGACGCCCGGTGAAGTTAGCACATTTTCTTTCCTCCCGtctcccgctgccgccacccGCCCCCCCGCGGCTGTTACCGTCGAATCTGCAGACCCTTATTATCGACCACCGAGACGCCGTGGCGATACCCTGAACGGATCATCCACGTCTTTACCACACAGGGCCTCCGTTGCCGACTCCCGTCGCTACAGCCAAGCTGGCGCGCATCTCGGAGATGCTGTGGCGGACTTGGAGGCCCAGTTATCGAGGGGGCCTACACCAGCCCCACAGGCTATCAATCTCACCCCGAGGGCAGACTACTCGACCAGAGAGGTCGATTTCTATTACGGTGTTCGAGGTCCCGCTCTCAACTCGGAGGGCGTAGGCCGTAAACTAAGGACTGGTCCCGCTGACCCGACTAAACCCATGGCCACAGCTGCAGGGTGGTTCCGCACCATGTTCGGTGGTAAGAGCAAGGAAAAGGGCAAGGGGTTCGAGGTGGTGCGAAGCTCGCGAATGCCACCAGCCATGCGCGCCGCAGCCGATGCCGAGTACGACGCAGAGCCTCCGCCAGAGGGCATCCCGGTGGCCATGGGTGTCTTGAGAAACGGGCCCATCGAGTCGGACGATGACGAACCGAAAAACAAACCAGCGCGGAAGCATCCCGACACGGAGGGGACGACGGAAAATCTTCTAACTAATGACGGTGTCTCGGTCATATCATCCGAATCGGAAACTGAGGAGATAGGCCTACCGAAAGTGTCTGATGAACCACCAACCTTGCCAGGAATAGCGAGTTCGGGTAGCTTCAACCTGCCAAGCCGAACCCCTTCAAAGGCAAGTCGATCTGCTTCTCAGAAGTACAGGCGCCAGTCCACGGAGTCCGAAATTCCCGAGATCCCTCGAAAGAGCTCGAAGAGAGATTCTGGCATGGCACGTGGACACTCGCCAGCCCCTTCGTTCAATTTAATACCGCCCACTTCGCCTATAGAACCTTCACGCGGCGAATATTCTGGGGCAGATTTGGCCCCTGCACAGGATGGTCCTGCATCATCACCAAACCCTGGGCGACTTCCCTTTCAGCGGTCAGAATCGCACCAGAAACGGCTGTCTTCTAATGGGTCATCGCTGGAAGAGTTCAACATCCGCAGGACGCCGAGCACTGACAGGCCGACCAGTTATGGCGTTGTTGCTCAACACAGCATTAGCAGAGTGGATCCTGGATCCGACCAACAGGTTGATCTCTTAGGGACTTCCGCAGAGCTCGTCGATGAACGAGGGCTCCCCAGCAGAGCCTCTTCGGCAGGGGGCCGGGCTCTTTGA
- a CDS encoding Putative RWD domain-containing protein, producing MGREEQVEEREVLESIFPEEITDISETEFRIQIALDVPGEEDEPPTMFLQVRYPEAYPDEPPTLDLQSVPNAAPYEWFNVSDDREHLLEGIQETIQENLGMAMVFSLVSALKEAAEALIEERKQAREREHEERAAALEREENKKFHGTPVTPETFLKWRADFIKEMEEQKHREEEERLAELKKAKIKEPVKLTGKQLWERGLVGKIVDEDDEDGAGLTEGVDKLRVEAV from the exons ATGGGGCGCGAAGAACAAgtcgaggagcgcgaggTGCTCGAGTCCATCTTTCCGGAGGAGATCACAG ACATCTCAGAGACCGAATTCAGAATACAAAttgccctcgacgtcccgggcgaggaggacgaacCGCCCACGATGTTCCTCCAGGTCCGCTACCCGGAAGCCTACCCCGACGAGCCGCCCACGCTTGACCTGCAGTCCGTTCCCAACGCCGCGCCATACGAGTGGTTCAACGTCTCGGACGACCGGGAGCACCTTCTTGAGGGGATACAAGAGACGATTCAAGAAAACCTCGGTATGGCCATGGTATTCTCGCTCGTTTCTGCTCTCAAGGAGGCAGCCGAGGCGCTCATCGAGGAGCGCAAGCAGGCGCGAGAGAGGGAGCACGAGGAGCGCGCCGCGGCCCTCGAGCGCGAGGAGAACAAGAAGTTCCATGGCACCCCCGTCACGCCCGAGACGTTTCTCAAGTGGCGcgccgacttcatcaaggagatggaggagcagaagcacagggaggaggaggagcgcctCGCTGAgctgaagaaggccaagatcaaggagcCTGTCAAGCTGACAGGGAAGCAGCTGTGGGAGCGCGGTCTGGTTGGAAAGATtgttgatgaggacgacgaggacggcgcaGGTCTGACAGAGGGTGTCGATAAGCTCAGGGTCGAGGCTGTGTGA